The Callithrix jacchus isolate 240 chromosome X, calJac240_pri, whole genome shotgun sequence genome contains a region encoding:
- the LOC144581099 gene encoding thymosin beta-15A-like: MSDKPDLSEVEKFDRSKLKKTNTEEKNTLPSKETIQQEKDCVRTS, encoded by the exons ATGAGTGATAAACCAGACTTGTCGGAAGTGGAGAAGTTTGACAGGTCCAAACTGAAGAAAActaatactgaagaaaaaaatactcttcCCTCAAAGGAAA CTATCCAGCAGGAGAAAGACTGTGTCCGAACATCATAA
- the LOC100399922 gene encoding histone H2B type W-T: MLRTQASPLHNRHCLSPATTAIASSCHLMAAASAMARTSSGEQVITQEPKEANSTTAQKKSKQRKRGRRGPRRCHANCRGDSFATYFRLVLKQVHQGLSLSREAVSVMDSMVHDILDRIGSEAGCLAHSVKHVTITAWEIQIAVRLLLPGDMGRLAESEGTKAVLRTSVYALQQQKK, from the exons ATGCTGCGTACCCAAGCGTCCCCGCTTCACAATCGCCATTGTCTGTCCCCGGCGACAACCGCCATTGCCTCTTCTTGCCATCTAATGGCCGCTGCCTCCGCCATGGCTAGAACTTCCTCTGGGGAACAAGTGATCACCCAGGAGCCCAAAGAGGCCAACTCCACAACGGCCCAGAAGAAGAGCAAGCAGAGGAAGCGAGGGCGCCGAGGGCCCCGCAGGTGCCACGCCAACTGCCGCGGGGACAGCTTCGCCACCTATTTCCGCCTGGTGCTGAAGCAGGTTCACCAGGGCCTCAGCCTTTCCCGGGAGGCCGTGAGTGTCATGGATTCTATGGTTCACGACATACTTGACCGCATCGGCTCCGAGGCTGGTTGCCTGGCCCACTCCGTCAAGCACGTGACCATCACCGCCTGGGAGATCCAGATCGCCGTGCGCCTGCTGCTGCCGGGGGACATGGGCAGGCTGGCCGAGTCCGAGGGCACGAAGGCTGTTCTCAG AACTTCAGTATATGCCCTACAGCAACAGAAAAAGTGA